GCTCCTTCTTATATAGATAAGGGTTTACAGTCTACAGTAACCAGGAGGAGCAGGATGAGCAGTGCTGGAGCTCCTCCTTATATAGATAAGGGTTTACAGTCTACAGTAACCAGGAGGAGCAGTGCTGGAGCTCCTCCCTATATAGATAAGGGTTTATAGTCTACAGTAACCAGGAGGAGCAGGATGAGCAGTGCTGGAGCTCCTTCTTATATAGATAAGGGTTTACAGTCTACAGTAACCAAGAGGAGCAGGATGAGCAGTGCTGGAGCTCCTTCTTATATAGATAAGGGTTTATAGTCTACAGTAACCAGGAGGAGCAGGATGAGCAGTGCTGGAGCTCCTTCTTATATAGATAAGGGTTTACAGTCTACAGTAACCAGGAGGAGCAGGATGAGCAGTGCTGGAGCTCCTCCTTATATAGATAAGGGTTTACAGTCTACAGTAACCAGGAGGAGCAGTGCTGGAGCTCCTCCCTATATAGATAAGGGTTTATAGTCTACAGTAACCAGGAGGAGCAGGATGAGCAGTGCTGGAGCTCCTCCTTATATAGATAAGGGTTTACAGTCTACAGTAACCAGGAGGAGCAGGATGAGCAGTGCTGGAGCTCCTTCTGATATAGATAGGGGTTTACAGTCTAGAAGAACCAGGAGGAGCAGGATGAGCAGTGCTGGAGTTCCTCCTTATATAGATAAGGGTTTACAGTCTACAGTAACCTGGAGGAGCAGGATGAGCAGTGCTGGAGCTCCTTCTTATATAGATAAGGGTTTACAGTCTACAGTAACCAGGAGGAGCAGGATGAGCAGTGCTGGAGCTCCTACTTATATAGATAAGGGTTTACAGTCTACAGTAACCAGGAGGAGCAGGATGAGCAGTGCTGGAGCTCCTCCCTATATAGATAAGGGTTTACAGTCTACAGTAACCAGGAGGAGCAGGATGAGCAGTGCTGGAGCTCCTTCTGATATAGATAAGGGTTTATAGTCTAGAGTAACCAGGAGGAGCAGGATGAGCAGTGCTGGAGCTCCTTCTGATATAGATAGGGGTTTACAGTCTagaagaagcaggaggagcaggatGAGCAGTGCTGGAGCTCCTCCTTATATAGATAAGGGTTTACAGTCTACAGTaaccaggaggagcaggaggagcagtgcTGGAGCTCCTCCCTATATAGATAAGGGTTTATAGTCTACAGTAACCAGGAGGAGCAGGATGAGCAGTGCTGGAGCTCCTCCTTATATAGATAAGGGTTTACAGTCTACAGTAACCAGGAGGAGCAGGATGAGCAGTGCTGGAGTTCCTCCTTATATAGATAAGGGTTTACAGTCTACAGTAACCAGGAGGAGCAGGATGAGCTGTGCTGGAGCTCCTCCTTATATAGGTAAGGGTTTATAGTCTACAGTAACCAGGAGGAGCAGGATGAGCAGTGCTGGAGCTCCTTCTTATATAGATAAGGGTTTACAGTCTACAGTAACCAAGAGGAGCAGGATGAGCAGTGCTGGAGCTCCTTCTTATATAGATAAGGGTTTACAGTCTACAGTAACCAGGAGGAGCAGAATGAGCAGTGCTGGAGCTCCTCCTTATATAGATAAGGGTTTACAGTCTACAGTaaccaggaggagcaggaggagcagtgcTGGAGCTCCTCCCTATATAGATAAGGGTTTATAGTCTACAGTaaccaggaggagcaggaggagcagtgcTGGAGCTCCTCCTTATATAGATAAGGGTTTACAGTCTACAGTAACCAGGAGGAGCAGGATGAGCAGTGCTGGAGTTCCTCCTTATATAGATAAGGGTTTACAGTCTACAGTAACCAGGAGGAGCAGGATGAGCTGTGCTGGAGCTCCTCCTTATATAGGTAAGGGTTTATAGTCTACAGTAACCAGGAGGAGCAGGATGAGCAGTGCTGGAGCTCCTTCTTATATAGATAAGGGTTTACAGTCTACAGTAACCAGGAGGAGCAGGATGAGCAGTGCTGGAGCTCCTCCCTATATAGATAAGGGTTTACAGTCTACAGTAACCAGGAGGAGCAGGATGAGCAGTGCTGGAGCTCCTTCTGATATAGATAAGGGTTTATAGTCTACAGTAACCAGGATGAGCAGGATGAGCAGTGCTGGAGCTCCTTCTGATATAGATAAGGGTTTACAGTCTACAGTAACCAGGAGGAGCAGGATGAGCAGTGCTGGAGCTCCTCCTTATATAGATAAGGGTTTACAGTCTAGAAGaaccaggaggagcaggaggagcagtgcTGGAGCTCCTTCTGATATAGATAAGGGTTTATAGTCTACAGTAACCGGGAGAAGCAGGATGAGCAGTGCTGGAGCTCCTTCTGATATAGATAAGGGTTTATAGTCTACAGTAACCGGGAGAAGCAGGATGAGCAGTGCTGGAGCTCCTTCTGATATAGATAGGGGTTAACAGTCTAGAAGAACCAGGAGGAGCAGGATGAGCAGTGCCGGAGCTCCTTCTGATATAGAAAGGGGTTTACAGTCTAGAAGAACCAGGAGGAGCAGGATGAGCAGTGCTGGAGCTCCTTGTTTATGATGTGATTCTTGTGACATTTGCCCTCCTCGGTCCCCTAGTATGTATTCTTGCCCCCTGTAGTGTCACATGACCAGGCATCGGGCCCCTGGCTCCACTGTAGTTTGGGCACTTTTCCTCAGGTTGGCCAGGAGATCAGTGATGGAGAAGTCCTCAGAGTTGTCCTCCTCCTGTCGCACTACGGCGCGCAGATTCCGGGAGAGGCGGACATGGTCTCCAGCCTTCACCTGCTCCTGGTCCTGGACGTTCTAGTGGAGGAAATACAAGAAGTCAGAGGGTGACATTCCCCATTGTGGCCCTCACCGGGGCCCCAGAACACACTTACTGCAGCCAGATGATATTTCTCCCTGAAGTGCTGCCTCATCAGCGCCCTCTCTGCCTTCTGCTGGGAGTACAAAGAATCCCTCCTCCTGTACCAGACAAAATGGTGGAAACATGGCGGGAAATGtaactatgggatgtggtggttGCTATGGGATGGTTACTATGGgatgtggtgatgactatgggatgtggtgatgactatgggatgtggtgggatgatgtggtgatgactatgggatgtggtgatgactatgggatgtggtgggatgatgtggtgatgactatgggatgtggtggtgactatgggatgtggtggtgggatgtggtggtgactatgggatgtggtggtgggatgtggtgatgactatgggatgtggtggtgactatgggatgtggtggtggGTTGTGGTggtgactatgggatgtggtggtgactatgggatgtggtggtgggatgtggtggtgactatgggatgtggtggtgactatgggatgtggtgatgactatgggatttggtgatgactatgggatgtggtgatgactatgggatgtggtggtgactatgggatgtggtggtgactatgggatgtggtggtgactatgggatgtggtgggaTGATGTGttgatgactatgggatgtggtggtggGTTGTGGTggtgactatgggatgtggtggtgaCTATGGGATTtggtgatgactatgggatgtggtgatgactatgggatgtggtgatgactatgggatgtggtgatgactatgggatgtggtggtgactatgggatgtggtgatgactatgggatgtggtggtgactatgggatgtggtggtgactatgggatgtggtggtgactatgggatgtggtgggaTGATGTGttgatgactatgggatgtggtggtgactatgggatgtggtggtgactatgggatgtggtgggaTGATGTGttgatgactatgggatgtggtggtgggttgtggtggtgattatgggatgtggtggtggtggtgattatgggatgtggtgatgactatgggatgtggtggtggGTTGTGGTggtgactatgggatgtggtggtgactatgggatgtggtggtgactatgggatgtggtgatgactatgggatgtggtggtgactatgggatgtggtgatgaatatgggatgtggtggtgactatgggatgtggtggtgactatgggatgtggtgatgactatgggatgtggtgatgactatgggatttggtgatgactatgggatgtggtggtgactatgggatgtggtggtgactatgggatgtggtggtgactatgggatgtggtgggaTGATGTGttgatgactatgggatgtggtgatgactatgggatgtggtggtgactatgggatgtggtggtgaCTATGGGATTtggtgatgactatgggatgtggtgatgactatgggatgtggtgatgactatgggatgtggtgatgactatgggatgtggtggtgactatgggatgtggtgatgactatgggatgtggtggtgactatgggatgtggtggtgactatgggatgtggtggtgactatgggatgtggtgggaTGATGTGttgatgactatgggatgtggtggtggGTTGTGGTGGTGACTATGGGTTGTGGTGATGAATATGAGATGTGGTggtgactatgggatgtggtgggaTGATGTGttgatgactatgggatgtggtggtggGTTGTGGTGGTGACTATGGGTTGTGGTggtgactatgggatgtggtgatGAATATGAGATGTGGTGGTGACTATGGGTTGTGGTggtgactatgggatgtggtggtgactatgggatgtggtggtgactatgggatgtggtggtgggttgtggtggtgattatgggatgtggtggtggtggtgattatgggatgtggtgatgactatgggatgtggtggtggGTTGAggtgatgactatgggatgtggtgatgactatgggatgtggtggtgaCTATGGGATGTAgtgatgactatgggatgtggtggtgggctgtggtgatgactatgggatgtggtggtggtgattatgggatgtggtggtgactatgggatgtggtggtgactatgggatgtggtgggaTGATGTGttgatgactatgggatgtggtgatgactatgggatgtggtggtgactatgggatgtggtggtgaCTATGGGATTtggtgatgactatgggatgtggtgatgactatgggatgtggtgatgactatgggatgtggtgatgactatgggatgtggtggtgactatgggatgtggtgatgactatgggatgtggtggtgactatgggatgtggtggtgactatgggatgtggtggtgactatgggatgtggtgggaTGATGTGttgatgactatgggatgtggtggtggGTTGTGGTGGTGACTATGGGTTGTGGTGATGAATATGAGATGTGGTggtgactatgggatgtggtgggaTGATGTGttgatgactatgggatgtggtggtggGTTGTGGTGGTGACTATGGGTTGTGGTggtgactatgggatgtggtgatGAATATGAGATGTGGTGGTGACTATGGGTTGTGGTggtgactatgggatgtggtggtgactatgggatgtggtggtgactatgggatgtggtggtgggttgtggtggtgattatgggatgtggtggtggtggtgattatgggatgtggtgatgactatgggatgtggtggtggGTTGAggtgatgactatgggatgtggtgatgactatgggatgtggtggtgaCTATGGGATGTAgtgatgactatgggatgtggtggtgggctgtggtgatgactatgggatgtggtggtggtgattatgggatgtggtggtgggatgatgtggtgatgactatgggatgtggtgggatgatgtggtgatgactatgggatgtggtggtgactatgggatgtggtgatgactatgggTTGTGGTggtgactatgggatgtggtggtggtggtgattatgggatgtggtgatgactatgggatgtggtggtggGTTGAggtgatgactatgggatgtggtgatgactatgggatgtggtggtggtgattatgggatgtggtggggatgatgtggtggtggtgactatgggatgtggtggtggtgattatgggatgtggtggggatgatgtggtggtgactatgggatgtggtggtgatgactatgggatgtggtggtggtggtgattatgggatgtggtggggatgatgtggtgatgactatgggatgtggtggtgatgactatgggatgtggtggggatgatgtggtgatgactatgggatgtggtggtggtgattatgggatgtggtggggatgatgtggtggtggtggtgactatgggatgtggtggtggtgattatgggatgtggtggggatgtggtggtgatgactatgggatgtggtggggatgatgtggtgatgactatgggatgtggtggtgatgactatgggatgtggtggggatgatgtggtggtggtgactatgggatgtggtggtggtgattatgggatgtggtggggatgatgtggtggtggtgactatgggatgtggttGTGGTGATtatgggatgtggtggggatgatgtggtggtgactatgggatgtggtggtgatgactatgggatgtggtggggatgatgtggtgatgactatgggatgtggtggtggtgattatggcatgtggtggggatgatgtggtgattatgggatgtggtggggatgatgtggtgatgactatgggatgtggtggtggtgattatgggatgtggtggggatgatgtggtgatgactatgggatgtggtggggatgatgtggtGATTATGGCatgtggtggggatgatgtggtggtgattatgggatgtggtggggatgatgtggtggggatgatgtggtgatgactatgggatgtggtggggatgatgtggtgattatgggatgtggtggggatgatgtggtgattatgggatgtggtgggatgatgtggtgattatgggatgtggtggggataatgtggtgatgactatgggatgtggtggggatgatgtggtgatgactatgggatgtggtgattatgggatgatgtggtgatgactaagggatgtggtggggatgatgtggtggtggcatgatgtggtgatgactatgggatgtggtggtgatgactatgggatgtggtggggatgatgtggtgatgactatgggatgtggtggggatgatgtggtgatgactatgggatgtggtggtggtgattatgggatgtggtggggatgatgtggtgatgactatgggatgtggtggggatgatgtggtGATTATGGGATGTGGTGATTATGGGATGTGGTGGGATGATGTGGTGATTATGGGATGTGGTGGGATCatgtggtgatgactatgggatgtggtggggatgatgtggtgatgactatgggatgtggtggtggtgattatgggatgtggtgggaatgatgtggtgatgactatgggatgtggtggggatgatgtggtggtggtgattatgggatgtggtggggatgatggggtgatgattatgggatgtggtggggatgatgtggtgatgactatgggatgtggtggggatgatgtggtgatgactatgggatgtggtggggatgatgtggtgatgactatgggatgtggtggggatgatgtggtggtgggatgatgtggtgatgactatgggatgtggtggggattatgggatgtggtggggatgatgtggtggtgatgactatgggatgtggcggggatgatgtggtgatgactatgggatgtggtggtggtgattatgggatgtggtggggatgatgtggtgatgactatgggatgtggtggggatgatgtggtgatgattatgggatgatgtggtgatgactaagggatgtggtggggatgatgtggtggtgggatgatgtggtgatgactatgggatgtggtggggatgatgtggtgatgactatgggatgtggcggggatgatgtggtggtgggatgatgtggtgatgactatgggatgtggtggggatgatgtggtgatgactatgggatgtggtggggatgatgtggtgatgactataggatgtggtggggatgatgtggtggtgggatgatgtggtgatgactatgggatgtggtggtggGATGATGTCgtgatgactatgggatgtggtggggattatgggatgtggtggggatgatgatgtggtgatgactatgggatgtggaGGGGATGATGTGGTGGTGGGATCatgtggtgatgactatgggatgtggtggggatgatgtggtgatgactatgggatgtggtggtgattatgggatgtggtggggatgatgtggtgatgactatgagttgtggtggtgggatgatgtggtgatgactatgggatgtggtggtgggatgatgtggtgatgactatgggatgtggcagggatgatgtggtggtgggatgatgtggtgatgactatgggatgtggtggtgattatgggatgtggtggggatTATCggatgtggtggggatgatgtggtgatgactatgggatgtggtggggatgatgtggtgatgactatgggatgtggtggggatgatgtggtgatgactatgggatgtggtggggatgatgtggtggtgggatgatgtggtgatgactatgggatgtggtggggattatgggatgtggtggggatgatgtggtggtgatgactatgggatgtggcggggatgatgtggtgatgactatgggatgtggtggtggtgattatgggatgtggtggggatgatgtggtgatgactatgggatgtggtggggatgatgtggtgatgattatgggatgatgtggtgatgactaagggatgtggtggggatgatgtggtggtgggatgatgtggtgatgactatgggatgtggtggggatgatgtggtgatgactatgggatgtggcggggatgatgtggtggtgggatgatgtggtgatgactatgggatgtggtggggatgatgtggtgatgactatgggatgtggtggggatgatgtggtgatgactataggatgtggtggggatgatgtggtgatgactatgggatgtggtggggattatgggatgtggtggggatgatgatgtagtgatgactatgggatgtggaGGGGATGATGTGGTGGTGGGATCatgtggtgatgactatgggatgtggtggggatgatgtggtgatgactatgggatgtggtggggattatgggatgtggtggggatgatgatgtagtgatgactatgggatgtggaGGGGATGATGTGGTGGTGGGATCatgtggtgatgactatgggatgtggtggggatgatgtggtgatgactatgggatgtggtggtgattatgggatgtggtggggatgatgtggtgatgactatgggatgtggtggtgggatgatgtggtgatgactatgggatgtggcggggatgatgtggtggtgggatgatgtggtgatgactatgggatgtggtggtgattatgggatgtggtggtgattatgggatgtggtggggatgatgtggtgatgactatgggatgtggtggggatgatgtggtgatgactatgggatgtggtggtgattatgggatgtggtggggatgatgtggtgatgactatgagttgtggtggtgggatgatgtggtgatgactatgggatgtggtggggattatgggatgtggtggggatgatgtggtgatgactatgggatgtggtggtgggatgatgtggtgatgactatgggatgtggtggggattatgggatgtggtggggatgatgtggtgatgactatgggatgtggtggggatgatgtggtgatgactatgggatgtggtggtgattatgggatgtggtggtgattatgggatgtggtggtgggatgatgtggtgatgactatgggatgtggtggtggGTTGTGGTggtgactatgggatgtggtggtgactatgggatgtggtgatGAATATGGGATGTGGTGGTGGGTTGTGGTggtgactatgggatgtggtggtgactatgggatgtggtggtgactatgggatgtggtggtggGTTGTGGTGGTGATTATGGGATGTGGTGGTGACTATGGCATGTGGTGGTGGGTTGTGGTGGTGATTATGGGATGTGGTggtgactatgggatgtggtggtgggttgtggtggtgattatgggatgtggtggtggtggtgattatgggatgtggtgatgactatgggatgtggtggtggGTTGAggtgatgactatgggatgtggtgatgactatgggatgtggtggtgaCTATGGGATGTAgtgatgactatgggatgtggtggtgggctgtggtgatgactatgggatgtggtggtggtgattatgggatgtggtggtgggatgatgtggtgatgactatgggatgtggtgggatgatgtggtgatgactatgggatgtggtggtggGTTGTGGTggtgactatgggatgtggtggtgactatgggatgtggtgatgactatgggTTGTGGTggtgactatgggatgtggtggtggtggtgattatgggatgtggtgatgactatgggatgtggtggtggGTTGAggtgatgactatgggatgtggtgatgactatgggatgtggtggtggtgattatgggatgtggtggggatgatgtggtggtggtgactatgggatgtggtggtggtgattatgggatgtggtggggatgatgtggtggtgactatgggatgtggtggtgatgactatgggatgtggtggtggtggtgattatgggatgtggtggggatgatgtggtgatgactatgggatgtggtggtgatgactatgggatgtggtggggatgatgtggtgatgactatgggatgtggtggtggtgattatgggatgtggtggggatgatgtggtggtggtggtgactatgggatgtggtggtggtgattatgggatgtggtggggatgatgtggtgatgactatgggatgtggtggtgatgactatgggatgtggtggggatgatgtggtgatgactatgggatgtggtggtggtggtgattatgggatgtggtggggatgtggtggtgatgactatgggatgtggtggggatgatgtggtgatgactatgggatgtggtggtgatgactatgggatgtggtggggatgatgtggtggtggtgactatgggatgtggtggtggtgattatgggatgtggtggggatgatgtggtggtggtgactatgggatgtggttGTGGTGATtatgggatgtggtggggatgatgtggtggtgactatgggatgtggtggtgatgactatgggatgtggtggggatgatgtggtgatgactatgggatgtggtggtggtgattatggcatgtggtggggatgatgtggtgatgactatgggatgtggtggtggtgattatgggatgtggtggggatgatgtggtgatgactatgggatgtggtggggatgatgtggtGATTATGGCatgtggtggggatgatgtggtggtgattatgggatgtggtggggatgatgtggtggggatgatgtggtgatgactatgggatgtggtggggatgatgtggtgattatgggatgtggtggggatgatgtggtgattatgggatgtggtgggatgatgtggtgattatgggatgtggtggggataatgtggtgatgactatgggatgtggtggggatgatgtggtgatgactatgggatgtggtgattatgggatgatgtggtgatgactatgggatgtggtggtggtgattatgggatgtggtggggatgatgtggtgatgactatgggatgtggtggggatgatgtggtGATTATGGCatgtggtggggatgatgtggtggtgattatgggatgtggtggggatgatgtggtggggatgatgtggtgatgactatgggatgtggtggggatgatgtggtgattatgggatgtggtggggatgatgtggtgattatgggatgtggtggggataatgtggtgatgactatgggatgtggtggggatgatgtggtgatgactatgggatgtggtgattatgggatgatgtggtgatgactatgggatgtggtggggatgatgtggtggtggcatgatgtggtgatgactatgggatgtggtggtggtgattatgggatgtggtggggatgatgtggtgatgactatgggatgtggtggtggtgattatgggatgtggtggggatgatgtggtgatgactatgggatgtggtggggatgatgtggtggtgggatgatgtggtgatgactatg
This region of Hyla sarda isolate aHylSar1 unplaced genomic scaffold, aHylSar1.hap1 scaffold_55, whole genome shotgun sequence genomic DNA includes:
- the LOC130339680 gene encoding complexin-3-like, translating into MASVAKSLLGGPVKSMSCCISSGPPQERWPQPEPKVNMMRRWSSEEQHRRVLQPGRRRDSLYSQQKAERALMRQHFREKYHLAANVQDQEQVKAGDHVRLSRNLRAVVRQEEDNSEDFSITDLLANLRKSAQTTVEPGARCLVM